ACCTCGTTTTGAAACGTGCGATAAAAAAGCCGTTTGATTTGCCATGCAGGAAGTCGTTCACCCCAAAATTGCTCGGGCTGATAATTGGAATCGGCGGCTTTCTGAAAAGCGTCATAGGCGCAAAGTCCAACGACTTGATGCTGCCCATGTTGCCGGCGCTCGCCTGTCGTTACGGTATCGTGGTTTGTGATGATGACATCCGGTTGCAGCTTGCGAATGAAATAAACCAGTTTTGCCAGAACGGCTTCTTTTCCACCCCATTTTTCAAAAGTTTCTGAGGCTGTTTTTGAATAGCCAAAATCGGGAAAGCTGAGAAAGTAGGGCGTAGAGCCTAAAATCTTTGCTGCGGCTCGGGTTTCCTTTTGACGAATCGCGGCAAGCTCATCTTGCAAAGCGCCACCGATTTCGTTTTGCCCGCCTTCGCCGTTTGTAAAAAAGAGCGTCGCGGTTTCGGTAAGCGAATCTTGACGCATGAGTGCGAGTGTGCCGCCGTCTTCGTCGTCGGGATGCGCGGCAAGGGAAAGCACCAATCGATGTTTCGAAACGGACGCGCTATCGGAAAAATGTTCGGCGGAATAAAGAAAAGTGGATGCCGAAAAAATCCGGCATCCGCAAAAAATCACACAAAGGAGAAAAAACTTAGAAAGTCGCAAGTGCTTTAACATCATATTTGCTGAGTTTTGCGCGACCGTTGAGGAAGCCAAGCTCCGTTAGGAAGCAAACTCCGGCGATTTCGCCGCCAAGTCGCTCAATTAATTTGCAAGTTGCTTCGGCTGTGCCGCCGGTTGCGAGCAAGTCGTCGTGAATCAAAACGCGGTCGCCTTTTTCGATTCCATCAACATGAATTTCCAACGCATCGGTGCCGTATTCGAGCTCATATTCTTCCTTAATGGTTTCGGCAGGAAGTTTGCCCGGTTTGCGCACCAAAATGAGGCCGGCGTCCAATTTGTAGGCCAGCGCTGCGCCAAAAATAAATCCACGAGATTCAATTCCGACAATTTTATTGATGTTTTTGTCCTTATACATCTCGGTTAAAACATCAACCGTTTCGGCAAACACGGCTTTGTCCTTCAAAACGGTGGTCAAATCTTTGAACTGAATGCCTGGTTTTGGAAAGTCAGGAATGTTGCGAAATGCGTTGATAAAGCGTTCTTGAAACGCCTTGAAAGCTTGTTCATCCAATGCCATTGTAACTTGGTTTTTTATTAGTGAGAAAAATCCGTGATTAAAATCCGCACGTGCTTCAATCATCTCAAGCATGTGTGAAAGAAGCTGGAAAGTTAAACGGACTGTGCGGTTTTCACAAGGTTTAAAAGTTGCCGGTAATTGAAAAATTCATGAATGACACCTTTATTTTTATTTGAAGCGCCACTTATTTTGTTAGCCCGTTTTTCAAAGCTTTATTTTTCATCGATATTCTGACTCGATTATTTTTAATTTTTGGCAAAAATATTTGATTGAAGTGTACTCAACCCTATATAAAAAAGGAACTTACACGATAAAATCCCTTATAAATAGTAAAAATTACTCTTTGTGATTTTTTTGTGATAAAAAAGAAACTTATCTTTTTTGGATTCGTGTTATAGCCCTTATGATGAGTTTTTTCACCCAAACCTCAGTACCACCATGAAAAGTAATTCTCAA
Above is a window of Chloroherpeton thalassium ATCC 35110 DNA encoding:
- a CDS encoding adenine phosphoribosyltransferase, giving the protein MALDEQAFKAFQERFINAFRNIPDFPKPGIQFKDLTTVLKDKAVFAETVDVLTEMYKDKNINKIVGIESRGFIFGAALAYKLDAGLILVRKPGKLPAETIKEEYELEYGTDALEIHVDGIEKGDRVLIHDDLLATGGTAEATCKLIERLGGEIAGVCFLTELGFLNGRAKLSKYDVKALATF